A single genomic interval of Fibrobacter sp. UWB13 harbors:
- a CDS encoding thioredoxin domain-containing protein translates to MKRLSLIAMALVVSGLVACNQASAGGSFNQQARLDSLEKDFKQVKEEFEIIKYALDKRGISLEQARAEMEADNKVWDIPDDESPVFGNTKNPKLTIVEFTEFQCPYCSRIAPTMQELNKKYPNEIKFVYKHFPLSFHSNAKAAAASSIAAQKQGKFWEYRYALAPHSRELSDSVYLAVAKEIGLNVEQFKKDMVLDSAMSARIDKDFQLGVKVGVQGTPNFYINGKRQDRFSPELVEKMLKEAK, encoded by the coding sequence ATGAAACGTCTATCTCTCATTGCTATGGCTCTTGTAGTCTCCGGCCTCGTTGCTTGCAACCAAGCTTCCGCTGGCGGTTCGTTCAACCAGCAGGCTCGCCTCGATTCCCTCGAAAAGGATTTCAAGCAGGTCAAGGAAGAATTTGAAATCATCAAGTATGCTCTCGACAAGCGCGGCATTTCCCTCGAACAGGCTCGTGCCGAAATGGAAGCTGACAACAAGGTCTGGGACATCCCGGATGATGAAAGCCCGGTCTTTGGCAACACCAAGAATCCTAAGCTCACGATTGTCGAATTCACTGAATTCCAGTGCCCGTACTGCTCTCGTATCGCTCCGACCATGCAGGAACTCAACAAGAAGTACCCGAACGAAATCAAGTTCGTCTACAAGCACTTCCCGCTTAGCTTCCACTCCAATGCTAAGGCCGCAGCCGCTTCTTCTATCGCAGCTCAGAAGCAGGGCAAGTTCTGGGAATACCGCTATGCTCTCGCACCGCACTCCCGCGAACTCTCTGACTCCGTCTACCTCGCTGTCGCTAAGGAAATTGGCCTCAACGTCGAACAGTTCAAGAAGGACATGGTTCTCGATTCCGCTATGAGCGCTCGCATCGACAAGGACTTCCAGTTGGGCGTCAAGGTCGGCGTTCAGGGTACCCCGAACTTCTACATCAACGGCAAGCGTCAGGATCGCTTCAGCCCGGAACTCGTCGAAAAGATGTTGAAGGAAGCGAAGTAA
- a CDS encoding homoserine O-acetyltransferase produces MSEYLHKSFGPVIPKDFNKDYGEQGFLLESGKTLPALTIRYETYGTLNAAGDNAVWVCSPLTADAHAAGWYTENDKKPGWWDELIGPGKAIDTDRFFVVCSNILGGCKGSTGPATINPRTGKPYGSTFPTITIGDMVHAQKELADGLGIKEFYSVIGGSMGGFQAMKWAIYYPEQVKRIIVIASSPRFSSQALGFEVVARDVITQDPNFHGGDYYEEGKTRPDIGLANARKLAHITYLSAVGMEKKFKRAQDQENRSHAVTYSTPYDLNLPIESYLRYQGTKFVDRFDANSYLHIAHATDAFDLETEYGSIENAFKGIKAEVLNVNLSTDWLFPPHESRRITSALLNTGKTVTSLELDTQFGHDGFLIEVGELGKAVGRFLDSKIIPQNGTQAVPVFHDQSDFQRISKLVKEGSHVLDLGCGSGDLLDYLIRKKNVTGFGIEKNIKGILDCLEKDVQVIQRDLDESGLTDIKDGSFDYAIINRTIQEIRDPVALLNELLRVAKQVIVTFPNFGHWSARGSLMLHGRMPISKELPYEWYDTPNIRVLTLKDFYTLCNKEGFKIENLHFQNEHKISKFLTAIGLPNFGAEHVIATISKKV; encoded by the coding sequence ATGAGTGAATATTTGCATAAATCGTTTGGTCCCGTAATCCCCAAGGATTTCAACAAGGATTATGGTGAACAGGGCTTTTTGCTGGAAAGCGGCAAGACGCTCCCTGCCTTGACCATCCGTTACGAAACGTACGGCACATTGAACGCCGCCGGCGATAACGCCGTGTGGGTTTGTTCGCCGTTGACCGCTGATGCGCACGCCGCCGGCTGGTACACCGAAAATGACAAGAAGCCCGGCTGGTGGGATGAACTCATCGGACCTGGCAAGGCTATCGATACAGACCGATTCTTTGTAGTTTGCAGTAACATCCTCGGCGGATGCAAGGGCTCTACTGGCCCAGCAACGATCAACCCGCGCACGGGCAAGCCCTACGGCAGCACCTTCCCTACCATTACGATAGGCGACATGGTACACGCCCAAAAGGAACTTGCAGACGGTCTCGGCATCAAGGAATTCTACAGCGTCATCGGCGGATCCATGGGCGGATTCCAGGCGATGAAATGGGCAATTTACTACCCGGAACAGGTAAAGCGCATCATCGTGATTGCTAGCTCGCCCAGATTCTCGAGCCAGGCGCTCGGCTTTGAAGTGGTGGCCCGCGATGTCATCACGCAAGACCCGAACTTCCACGGTGGCGACTATTACGAAGAAGGTAAGACAAGACCGGACATCGGCCTTGCGAACGCCCGCAAGCTTGCGCACATCACATACCTCTCTGCAGTGGGCATGGAGAAGAAGTTCAAGCGCGCCCAGGACCAGGAAAACAGAAGCCACGCCGTCACTTACTCGACGCCATATGACTTGAACCTCCCAATTGAAAGCTACTTACGTTATCAGGGAACGAAGTTCGTCGATCGCTTTGATGCGAACAGCTATTTGCACATTGCACATGCGACCGACGCATTCGACCTCGAAACGGAATACGGCAGCATCGAAAACGCCTTCAAGGGCATCAAGGCTGAAGTCCTGAACGTGAACCTTTCGACCGACTGGCTTTTCCCGCCGCACGAGAGCCGCCGCATTACAAGCGCACTCCTCAACACCGGCAAGACCGTGACGAGCCTCGAACTCGACACGCAATTTGGCCATGACGGATTTTTGATTGAAGTGGGTGAACTCGGCAAGGCTGTGGGCCGTTTCCTCGATTCAAAGATTATCCCGCAGAACGGAACGCAGGCAGTGCCTGTATTCCACGACCAGAGCGACTTCCAGCGCATCAGCAAGCTCGTGAAGGAAGGTAGCCATGTACTCGACCTCGGTTGCGGCAGTGGCGACTTGCTAGATTACCTTATCCGCAAGAAAAACGTCACGGGCTTTGGCATCGAAAAGAACATCAAGGGAATTCTAGACTGCCTCGAAAAAGACGTACAAGTTATCCAGCGCGACTTGGATGAAAGTGGTCTCACGGACATCAAGGACGGAAGTTTCGACTACGCGATTATCAACCGCACGATTCAGGAAATCCGCGACCCGGTGGCCCTTTTGAACGAACTTTTGCGCGTTGCAAAGCAGGTCATTGTGACGTTCCCGAATTTCGGCCACTGGTCTGCCCGCGGAAGCCTGATGCTCCACGGTCGTATGCCGATTTCGAAGGAACTCCCCTACGAATGGTACGACACGCCGAACATTCGCGTGCTTACGCTCAAGGACTTCTATACGTTGTGTAACAAGGAAGGATTCAAGATTGAAAACCTGCACTTCCAGAATGAACACAAGATAAGCAAGTTCCTGACCGCCATTGGTCTCCCGAACTTCGGCGCCGAACACGTCATCGCTACGATTTCGAAGAAGGTTTAG
- a CDS encoding YicC/YloC family endoribonuclease encodes MSIISMTGFGKSESTLQGITCVIEVRSVNSRFLEISSKIPKNFAYLENDFKAQIKDKLVRGSVNFSITLGAGNAGNIPVCYNEAAVAKFVEITKAMQKKYGIAGDIKLEHVLAIPEVLQFTDGNGDNEVWEKHLKAELDKALDGVIAMREKEGANLAVDLTRRVIHLNEVIDKVEVLDPQRIETWKVKFRERINTLMKDSEIDDVRLLQEACIMADKLDIHEEITRFRSHNKLFLDALAKGGAQGKNLGFILQEMGREANTLGTKCQNAEIAALAIELKNEIECIREQSMNVA; translated from the coding sequence ATGTCTATTATCTCCATGACCGGATTCGGCAAGAGCGAATCCACATTGCAAGGAATCACGTGCGTTATCGAAGTGCGTAGCGTGAACAGCCGTTTCCTCGAAATTTCGAGCAAGATTCCAAAGAACTTCGCCTACCTCGAAAACGATTTCAAGGCACAAATCAAGGACAAGCTCGTTCGCGGTTCCGTGAACTTTTCGATTACGCTTGGCGCAGGCAACGCCGGGAACATTCCCGTTTGCTACAACGAAGCCGCTGTGGCAAAGTTCGTGGAAATCACGAAGGCAATGCAGAAGAAGTACGGCATTGCAGGCGACATCAAGCTCGAACATGTACTTGCCATCCCTGAAGTTTTGCAGTTCACGGACGGCAACGGCGACAACGAAGTCTGGGAAAAGCACCTGAAGGCTGAACTCGACAAGGCTTTGGACGGTGTCATCGCCATGCGCGAAAAGGAAGGCGCGAACCTCGCCGTAGACCTTACCCGCCGCGTGATACACCTGAACGAAGTCATCGACAAAGTCGAAGTCCTCGATCCGCAGCGCATTGAAACGTGGAAGGTCAAGTTCCGCGAACGCATCAATACGCTCATGAAGGATTCCGAAATCGACGATGTCCGCCTGTTGCAAGAAGCCTGCATCATGGCAGACAAGCTCGACATCCACGAAGAAATCACGCGTTTCCGCAGCCACAACAAGCTGTTCCTCGACGCGCTCGCCAAGGGTGGCGCCCAGGGCAAGAACCTCGGGTTTATCCTCCAGGAAATGGGCCGTGAAGCGAATACGCTTGGCACCAAGTGCCAGAACGCCGAAATCGCAGCACTTGCCATCGAGCTCAAAAACGAGATTGAGTGCATCCGCGAGCAAAGCATGAACGTAGCGTAG
- a CDS encoding C25 family cysteine peptidase: MKSIIKKFQILFVACAAVSSLASSVIEDSRKQFILDDEVLSSFEVSCEDGSGKQFHPENAFFKDGAPFRNYRLALPSGDKPSVSVTNSKLTPLGSSLCKSVLIKQQSITMSSPFLKDNVWMIDVQVPLYVKQGASIALRENFRLNVKFASATASGRNPGARALMRVENTKGASQFGIAGRSNAVLRKEARSEIDDMVQLAEFVVGDDNMATFAEDGMYAVDFKQIRNSLLKVVRQSELDGISVDKLCLYGVSPDTLADMAPGSKLRNPNQLLELPIKVDDRNSNGIFDDGDSLYFVGYGSAFWKRIDAEPLSSPRTSMAYFHSYSPYSSTQHFILGYKQVGKGLRLETLSEPKSTPKDIEWLRYVRGEKDVLLRDTYYGKSIDWEKTTGKEWFWVWHARKDTTVVSSSELGLHMPTTELPGLVSGGKGFVAVSFFPYRSLSSSKDVDQSTSYKFSTAFSYADRIKFIHFGMRVNDEFHSRLKAQEDYWNDGTILPGCNFAMQVYSLKESGNEYELTIYPNDYQYDRFDGYSVAYQWDPTAVSIDSAEWMLPGFATGIVRIPVGKNENLRLVKFKDNVPVGYLKVTNGVAVDSIGYNDDVRYLLLNGKDRRNADRRKTLSIEGIPLASQNVVQKLSQISSKTEYLIITPEEFLAPAESLAVFRSSDKSASPLQTAVVAVENIYRHYTAGRLSPIAIRNYIAYARSVCPDLRFVLLAGSGHYDYRGFNAKYGKNYMPPFEKESSVTEDFFAALDSGEVVRSGKMYDLDLALGRLPVSSVDEFYGYVSKARDYDEVNWFDQSEWRSTLLLAADDDRNSVEKDIIEHTGYQETLARAIDAVAASQGFRLNLKKIYLLDYVFDAAGQKMDAMNDFLNVMNQGALMTTYFGHGSKVAWASEGLLKNSYVSKLSNKKKYTVLNSFACTVGRFDEGDTRSLSETFVMASDVGAIAAIGAARETYAGSNEVFAHNFIRRALGENGIYLGVAYMKAKDSVYSGACDKDCMYNAEHFVYIGEPVIRMPLAEKKIKFDNPVDSIMALDKMKLSGTVSGMSSGNISLTLREGRFEKKFTSVNDVTTPVLYDGALIYSEVIPVVGGRFETEFVTPKKLNIGDTLAELRAWAYSSNDVAIGRSLEQNIKIAGISNYADSLDDKTPPSISIQSCYAGSSSSFSNNQFVKMQTPACLQVVIEDETALDYREQADEGITFDIIGVESPYHPAPFLEQSSKRAVARKTLTTEAFPPGTYTFRVRALDVLGNLSIKYVNLQITESLQVGLTDVFNVPNPVGKKGTTFYFKNLAPESDSRVTIFIYNQHGRLVKVIKDAKSGVTHWNGKDNYGRLLANGLYHYVVRNEVKTSGSKTQTWTKKQKLLISR; this comes from the coding sequence GTGAAGTCTATCATCAAAAAATTTCAGATTCTATTTGTTGCCTGTGCAGCAGTTTCTAGCTTGGCGTCTTCTGTCATTGAAGATTCCAGGAAACAGTTTATTTTAGACGACGAAGTCCTCAGCTCGTTTGAAGTGTCTTGTGAAGACGGTTCGGGAAAGCAATTCCATCCCGAAAATGCCTTTTTTAAGGATGGGGCTCCATTCCGCAATTATCGCTTGGCGCTGCCGTCTGGTGATAAGCCTTCGGTCTCTGTGACGAACAGCAAGCTTACTCCGCTAGGTTCATCGCTTTGCAAATCCGTTTTGATAAAGCAACAGTCCATCACGATGTCTTCGCCGTTCCTCAAGGACAATGTGTGGATGATCGATGTGCAGGTACCTCTTTATGTGAAGCAGGGCGCCTCCATCGCTTTACGTGAGAATTTCCGCTTGAATGTCAAGTTTGCATCGGCTACTGCCAGCGGTCGAAATCCTGGTGCCCGTGCGCTCATGCGTGTGGAAAATACCAAGGGAGCCTCCCAATTTGGTATTGCAGGGCGATCAAATGCAGTCTTGCGCAAGGAAGCCCGCTCTGAAATTGATGATATGGTGCAGCTCGCCGAATTTGTGGTGGGTGACGACAACATGGCGACATTTGCCGAAGACGGCATGTATGCGGTCGACTTTAAGCAAATCCGCAATTCGCTTTTGAAGGTTGTGCGCCAAAGTGAGCTCGATGGAATTTCTGTTGACAAGCTCTGCCTGTATGGTGTCTCGCCGGATACGCTTGCGGACATGGCTCCGGGTTCCAAGCTCCGTAACCCGAACCAGCTGCTTGAACTGCCCATCAAAGTCGATGACCGCAATTCCAACGGCATTTTCGATGATGGCGACTCCCTTTATTTCGTTGGCTATGGCAGCGCTTTCTGGAAACGAATCGATGCAGAACCGCTAAGCTCTCCTAGAACGAGCATGGCGTATTTCCATTCGTATTCGCCGTATTCCTCGACCCAGCATTTTATTTTGGGATACAAGCAAGTGGGGAAGGGGCTCCGCCTAGAAACACTCTCCGAACCGAAATCTACGCCGAAGGATATTGAATGGCTCCGTTACGTCCGTGGCGAAAAAGACGTGCTGTTGCGCGATACTTATTATGGAAAGTCCATTGACTGGGAAAAGACGACCGGTAAGGAATGGTTCTGGGTTTGGCATGCTCGAAAAGATACGACTGTAGTTTCCTCTTCGGAACTGGGCTTGCACATGCCGACTACGGAATTGCCGGGACTTGTTTCTGGCGGTAAAGGTTTTGTTGCGGTTTCATTTTTCCCGTACCGTTCTTTGAGTTCTTCTAAAGATGTCGACCAGTCTACAAGCTATAAATTCTCTACAGCTTTTAGTTATGCCGATAGAATTAAGTTCATTCATTTTGGAATGAGGGTAAATGACGAATTCCATTCGAGATTAAAAGCGCAAGAAGATTACTGGAATGATGGTACTATTTTGCCGGGCTGCAATTTTGCAATGCAAGTCTATTCCCTGAAAGAGTCCGGGAACGAATATGAATTGACAATATACCCCAACGATTACCAGTACGACCGCTTTGATGGCTATTCTGTCGCTTACCAGTGGGATCCGACTGCGGTTTCTATAGATTCTGCGGAATGGATGTTGCCGGGCTTTGCTACTGGCATTGTCCGCATCCCGGTGGGCAAAAATGAAAATCTCCGCTTGGTAAAGTTCAAGGACAATGTTCCCGTAGGGTACTTGAAGGTTACGAACGGGGTTGCTGTTGATAGCATCGGTTACAATGATGATGTCCGCTATTTGCTTTTGAATGGCAAGGACCGCCGCAATGCGGATCGACGTAAGACGCTCTCTATTGAGGGGATTCCGCTTGCCTCGCAGAACGTTGTGCAGAAGCTTTCGCAAATTTCTTCGAAGACGGAATACCTCATCATTACGCCCGAAGAATTCCTGGCGCCTGCCGAATCTTTGGCGGTGTTCCGTTCTAGTGACAAGTCTGCAAGCCCTCTTCAAACGGCTGTTGTCGCTGTCGAAAATATTTATAGGCATTATACTGCAGGCAGGCTTTCGCCGATTGCGATTAGAAACTATATCGCTTATGCCCGTAGCGTTTGTCCGGACTTGCGCTTTGTGTTGTTGGCGGGTTCCGGTCATTACGACTACCGTGGGTTCAACGCCAAGTATGGCAAGAACTATATGCCTCCGTTTGAAAAGGAATCTTCTGTGACGGAAGATTTCTTTGCCGCTCTCGATTCCGGTGAAGTCGTGCGTAGCGGTAAAATGTACGATTTGGATTTGGCTTTAGGGCGTTTGCCTGTTTCTTCTGTGGATGAATTCTATGGCTACGTCAGTAAGGCTCGCGATTACGACGAAGTGAATTGGTTTGATCAAAGTGAATGGCGTTCGACGCTCTTGCTTGCTGCCGATGACGATCGCAATTCTGTTGAGAAAGATATTATCGAGCATACGGGTTACCAAGAAACTTTGGCAAGAGCTATCGATGCAGTTGCGGCTTCGCAGGGTTTCCGTTTGAACCTCAAGAAGATTTACCTCTTGGATTATGTGTTCGATGCGGCGGGGCAGAAAATGGATGCCATGAATGACTTCTTGAATGTCATGAACCAGGGCGCCTTGATGACAACGTATTTTGGACATGGTTCAAAGGTGGCTTGGGCTTCAGAAGGCTTGCTTAAAAATTCGTACGTGTCGAAACTATCCAACAAGAAAAAGTACACTGTGCTGAATTCTTTTGCCTGCACTGTTGGGCGCTTTGATGAAGGCGATACGAGGTCTTTGTCGGAAACCTTTGTGATGGCTTCGGATGTTGGTGCTATTGCCGCTATTGGTGCTGCTCGCGAAACGTATGCTGGCTCGAACGAAGTCTTTGCCCATAACTTTATTCGTCGCGCACTGGGCGAAAATGGTATTTACCTAGGGGTTGCCTATATGAAGGCGAAAGACAGCGTTTATAGCGGTGCGTGCGACAAAGATTGCATGTACAATGCAGAACACTTTGTCTATATTGGCGAACCGGTCATCCGTATGCCGCTCGCCGAGAAGAAAATTAAATTTGATAACCCGGTGGATTCTATCATGGCTCTGGACAAGATGAAGTTGTCCGGAACGGTATCGGGGATGTCTTCGGGCAATATTTCCTTGACGCTTCGTGAAGGTCGATTTGAAAAGAAATTTACGTCCGTCAATGATGTGACGACGCCTGTTCTTTACGATGGCGCTCTTATTTATTCCGAAGTTATTCCAGTTGTCGGCGGCCGTTTCGAAACCGAATTTGTGACTCCGAAAAAGCTCAATATCGGTGATACTCTTGCGGAGTTGCGTGCTTGGGCTTATTCTTCAAATGATGTGGCTATCGGTCGCTCTCTCGAACAGAATATTAAGATTGCGGGTATTTCGAATTATGCGGACTCGCTGGACGACAAAACGCCTCCGTCGATTAGTATCCAGTCGTGCTATGCGGGCTCTTCGTCTTCGTTCTCCAATAACCAGTTTGTCAAGATGCAGACTCCGGCATGCTTGCAGGTCGTTATAGAAGATGAAACCGCTTTGGATTACCGCGAACAGGCAGATGAAGGTATCACGTTTGATATCATCGGTGTGGAATCCCCGTACCATCCGGCTCCATTCCTGGAACAGTCTTCGAAACGCGCTGTTGCCCGCAAAACGTTGACTACGGAAGCGTTCCCGCCGGGAACCTATACGTTCAGGGTGCGCGCCTTGGATGTGCTTGGAAATCTCTCTATAAAGTACGTCAATCTCCAGATTACGGAGTCTTTGCAGGTCGGGCTCACGGATGTGTTCAACGTCCCGAATCCGGTCGGCAAAAAAGGCACGACATTCTACTTCAAGAATCTCGCTCCTGAATCCGATTCGAGGGTAACGATATTCATTTACAACCAGCATGGCAGACTCGTTAAGGTCATTAAGGATGCCAAGTCCGGTGTCACGCACTGGAATGGCAAGGACAATTACGGTCGTTTGCTTGCTAATGGCTTGTACCACTATGTAGTACGGAACGAAGTCAAGACTTCCGGCTCTAAAACTCAAACTTGGACTAAAAAACAAAAACTGTTGATTTCGAGGTAA
- a CDS encoding peptide chain release factor-like protein — protein sequence MHRDTYLKMNLDELLRACSLKGYQGSGPGGQHRNKTNTGVHLSLQQYNLEIKSSESRSAKENKIHALHRMQMALALNVREEPPAVEMKFPGSNGHIQPSNPQFPLFVAHVFDIMATKNGDTKAAAAAFGLSPSALVKILRQDKACAAKLQGNRVENGKSKLHL from the coding sequence ATGCATCGCGATACCTACCTGAAAATGAATCTGGATGAACTTTTACGCGCCTGTTCCCTGAAAGGTTATCAGGGCAGCGGACCCGGCGGCCAGCATAGGAACAAGACCAATACCGGCGTTCATCTTTCGTTACAACAATATAATTTAGAAATTAAGTCTTCCGAAAGCAGGAGCGCAAAAGAGAACAAGATTCACGCCCTCCATCGCATGCAAATGGCGCTCGCCTTAAACGTTCGCGAAGAACCGCCCGCCGTCGAGATGAAATTCCCCGGGAGTAACGGGCATATCCAGCCGAGCAATCCGCAGTTTCCGCTGTTTGTGGCACACGTCTTTGACATCATGGCGACTAAAAACGGCGATACAAAAGCCGCAGCGGCGGCGTTCGGGCTGAGTCCGAGTGCGCTCGTGAAGATTTTACGGCAAGACAAAGCCTGTGCAGCGAAGTTGCAAGGAAATCGCGTCGAGAACGGGAAAAGTAAATTGCATTTGTAA
- the ruvX gene encoding Holliday junction resolvase RuvX, protein MNYLALDYGEHRVGVAFGDSELKMAFSRETIDQKTTNLFERLDQLVRINKIDEFVVGMPYHPDGRKDGKNVVVEAFIKDLALRFPGMKIHTQDESYSSVQAQEFTSYMSKKKKQKNKAIIDRTAAAIILQRWFDENP, encoded by the coding sequence GTGAATTACTTGGCTTTGGATTACGGAGAGCATCGTGTCGGGGTCGCATTTGGCGATTCCGAGCTCAAGATGGCGTTTTCGCGCGAGACGATCGACCAAAAGACGACGAACCTGTTCGAACGTCTGGACCAGCTCGTGCGCATCAACAAGATTGACGAATTCGTGGTCGGGATGCCGTACCACCCGGACGGCCGCAAGGATGGCAAGAACGTGGTGGTGGAGGCTTTTATCAAGGATTTGGCGCTGCGCTTCCCGGGGATGAAAATCCATACGCAGGACGAATCGTACTCTAGTGTGCAGGCGCAGGAGTTTACCTCGTACATGAGCAAAAAGAAAAAGCAGAAGAACAAGGCAATCATCGACCGTACCGCCGCCGCGATCATACTCCAGCGCTGGTTCGACGAAAACCCATAA
- the typA gene encoding translational GTPase TypA, translating into MDQSKIRNVAIIAHVDHGKTTLVNQLLKQCGTFHEGEEIVDRVMDSDNLERERGITILSKNTSVMYKGYRVNIVDTPGHADFGGQVERVLGTVDGVLLVVDAFEGPMAQTRFVTKKALELGLTPIIVVNKIDRDGCNPLLALDKVFDLFCELDATEEQLDFDRVFGSGRKGICRAELEDPDGDFSILMDKIIERIPAPKGDPNGEPLLQIASLEYSSFLGRLAVGRVQQGVFKPNQTYAQAFPDGTVKNVRPQKILRYEGLTPKPIEEAGPGEIILIAGLDYFDIGDTLSSTNNPVHLPRIHIDPPTISMLFTVNTSPLAGKYGGKFMTGNQLQERLERAHMADPALLVEKAEGASTFKVSGRGILHLTILVENMRRELYEFTIGSPQVIFQKDESGKLLEPVEDFKVEVPNEFSGACIQEIQQRKGEMVNMTTDENDRVSLEFIVPSRGLIGIRPKLLSLSKGYAVTQSFFKEYQPYKGEIPSRINGVLIAKEPGEAASYALSNLEDRGYLIIGPGAEVYPGMIVGEHNRDVDITVNVTKGKHLTNMRSKSADDMIQLTPYRRMTLEECVTFINEDECIEVTPEVLRIRKTELDPIKRKQMSKKPAEDDD; encoded by the coding sequence ATGGATCAATCAAAAATCAGAAACGTTGCCATCATCGCCCACGTTGACCACGGTAAAACTACCCTGGTGAACCAGCTCCTCAAACAGTGCGGTACCTTCCATGAAGGTGAAGAAATCGTGGACCGCGTGATGGACTCCGACAACCTCGAACGCGAACGCGGCATTACCATCCTCTCCAAGAACACGAGCGTGATGTACAAGGGATACCGCGTGAACATCGTCGATACCCCGGGGCACGCCGACTTCGGTGGCCAGGTGGAACGCGTTTTGGGTACAGTCGATGGCGTTCTTCTGGTCGTTGACGCATTCGAAGGCCCCATGGCCCAGACCCGCTTCGTGACGAAGAAGGCTTTGGAACTCGGCCTTACCCCGATCATCGTCGTGAACAAGATCGACCGTGACGGTTGTAACCCGCTCCTCGCCTTGGACAAGGTCTTTGACTTGTTCTGCGAACTCGATGCAACCGAAGAACAGCTCGATTTCGACAGAGTTTTTGGCAGTGGCCGTAAGGGCATTTGCCGCGCCGAACTTGAAGACCCGGATGGCGACTTCAGCATCTTGATGGACAAGATCATCGAACGCATCCCGGCTCCGAAGGGCGATCCGAACGGCGAACCGCTCCTCCAGATTGCCTCCCTCGAATACTCCAGCTTCCTCGGCCGTTTGGCTGTGGGTCGCGTGCAGCAGGGCGTGTTCAAGCCGAACCAGACCTACGCTCAGGCATTCCCCGACGGAACCGTCAAGAACGTCCGTCCGCAGAAGATCCTCCGCTACGAAGGCCTCACCCCGAAGCCGATCGAAGAAGCTGGTCCGGGCGAAATCATCCTCATCGCAGGTCTTGACTACTTCGATATCGGTGATACGCTTTCTTCTACGAACAATCCAGTTCACTTGCCGCGTATTCACATTGACCCGCCGACAATCTCCATGCTCTTCACCGTGAACACTTCGCCGCTCGCCGGCAAATACGGTGGAAAGTTCATGACGGGTAACCAGCTCCAGGAACGTTTGGAACGCGCCCACATGGCTGACCCGGCACTTCTCGTCGAAAAGGCCGAAGGCGCCTCTACGTTCAAGGTCTCTGGCCGTGGCATTTTGCACCTCACGATTCTCGTCGAAAACATGCGCCGTGAACTTTATGAATTCACCATCGGTTCTCCGCAGGTCATTTTCCAGAAAGACGAAAGCGGCAAGCTTTTGGAACCGGTCGAAGACTTCAAGGTCGAAGTTCCGAACGAATTCAGCGGCGCCTGCATCCAGGAAATCCAGCAGCGCAAGGGCGAAATGGTCAACATGACCACCGACGAAAACGACCGCGTTTCTCTCGAATTTATCGTTCCCTCCCGTGGCCTTATCGGTATCCGTCCGAAGCTCCTCTCCCTTTCCAAGGGTTACGCTGTGACGCAGTCCTTCTTCAAGGAATACCAGCCGTACAAGGGAGAAATTCCGTCTCGTATCAACGGTGTACTCATCGCCAAGGAACCGGGCGAAGCTGCAAGCTATGCTCTTTCTAACTTGGAAGATCGTGGCTACCTCATCATCGGTCCGGGTGCCGAAGTTTATCCGGGCATGATCGTGGGTGAACACAACCGCGACGTCGATATCACCGTGAACGTCACGAAGGGCAAGCACCTCACCAACATGCGTTCGAAGTCCGCTGACGACATGATCCAGCTCACGCCGTACCGCCGCATGACTTTGGAAGAATGCGTGACCTTCATCAATGAAGATGAATGCATCGAAGTCACTCCGGAAGTGCTCCGCATCCGCAAGACCGAGCTCGACCCGATCAAGCGTAAGCAGATGTCCAAGAAGCCGGCTGAAGACGACGATTAA